Proteins encoded together in one Hevea brasiliensis isolate MT/VB/25A 57/8 chromosome 16, ASM3005281v1, whole genome shotgun sequence window:
- the LOC131174599 gene encoding uncharacterized protein LOC131174599, translated as MGKKEDDLATAEHWLEQTEREDAYQWWVTVSKVVSPTVLTWDFFLAEFKKKYNSHVYLEARRREFLTLRQRQLMVSEYEREFVRLSRYAWETMTIEADRCHKFEDALNDNIRLLVMTLRLTDFSQLVVAALNVERRPASKTVEWPEARVAPRVYAMRAQEEPDLIDVLRGIQIDGLEEDILVTNPLGHKVIVDYQLKRITLKIVDGDEKETVYKMQEDGCRTN; from the exons GGTAAAAAGGAAGATGACCTAGCTACtgctgagcattggctagagcAGACTGAGAGG GAGGATGCCTACCAGTGGTGGGTTACGGTGTCCAAAGTGGTATCGCCGACAGTgcttacttgggatttcttcttggccgagttcaaaaagaagtataaCAGTCATGTATACTTAGAGGCTAGAAGGAGAGAGTTCTTAACtttgaggcagaggcagctaatggtctctgagtatgagagggagtttgtgAGGCTAAGTAGATATGCCTGGGAGACGATGACTATAGAGGCAGACCGGTGCCATAAGTTTGAGGATGCTCTAAATGATAACATTAGACTTCTAGTGATGACACTTCGGCTTACAGACTTCTCACAATTAGTGGTTGCAGCTCTCAATGTGGAGAGA AGACCCGCTTCTAAGACTGTTGAGTGGCCCGAGGCCAGAGTAGCACCCCGTGTATACGCTATGAGGGCTCAGGAGGAACCAGATCTGATTGATGTTCTCAGAG GGATACAGATAGATGGGTTAGAAGAGGACATACTTGTCACTAACCCTTTGGGCCATAAGGTGATAGTAGATTATCAGCTGAAGAGAATCACATTAAAGATAGtggatggagatgagaaggagactgtatataAGATGCAAGAAGATGGGTGTAGAACTAATTGA